A part of Elusimicrobiota bacterium genomic DNA contains:
- a CDS encoding nucleotidyltransferase domain-containing protein, with product MAKRQNIEDIKEIAVEYVALLQKHGIKVVAAYLFGSYVKKTHHQYSDIDLAIVLPQKAVDPVDDRVRLMKYTWDIDTRIEPHPFAKVEFTRSNPFAYEIITTGTKLT from the coding sequence ATGGCTAAAAGACAAAATATAGAAGATATAAAAGAAATTGCGGTAGAGTACGTTGCGTTACTGCAAAAACATGGGATTAAGGTAGTCGCTGCATATTTGTTTGGTTCTTATGTCAAAAAGACTCACCACCAATATAGCGATATTGATTTGGCGATTGTGTTACCTCAAAAAGCTGTTGACCCGGTAGATGACCGTGTAAGATTGATGAAATACACCTGGGATATTGATACCAGAATCGAACCTCATCCGTTTGCAAAGGTAGAGTTTACTCGTTCAAACCCGTTTGCTTACGAGATAATCACTACTGGAACCAAGTTGACGTAA